From one Acipenser ruthenus chromosome 21, fAciRut3.2 maternal haplotype, whole genome shotgun sequence genomic stretch:
- the LOC117428451 gene encoding coiled-coil domain-containing protein 74A-like, protein MSNSSLPPMGNLPQWSRVVYLDKARYPRPFPRDTLQPLTCPTAFGPGNLSHAQDCMDSNRNRAPKLEQSLQFLQQQHSETLEKLHEEIEQLKRQNKDLQYKLIMEPKPCRKESSASSSASQTLPLISQSSSSQQSLGSSRRLRAPHQEEETQGLKGVFLEHTVHNMHLQNLSPEAVQKSSGVVSPPTNADAIPPIPEHSQGLITSLHPLMIQYSPFQVPRPPTLQECEVIIRQLYNANSIQSQEILRLKSVLKDIIYKNKLTPETYILTKACLAHHRNEDVTHFPKLPLKTLPKKLAEAPLAFSERVILPALKQTIGNSFAERQKRTQALQKSRIRRAVL, encoded by the exons ATGTCTAACAGTAGCCTGCCTCCCATGGGCAATCTTCCCCAGTGGTCCCGAGTTGTGTATCTTGATAAAGCCCGTTATCCACGACCGTTTCCCCGGGATACCTTGCAGCCACTGACTTGTCCCACCGCTTTTGGTCCTGGAAACTTGTCACACGCGCAAGACTGCATGGATTCTAATCGGAATCGGGCTCCCAAGCTTGAGCAGAGCCTACAGTTCTTGCAACAACAGCACAGTGAGACACTGGAAAAATTGCATGAAGAAATTGAGCAGCTCAAGCGGCAAAATAAAG atCTGCAGTATAAACTAATTATGGAACCAAAACCATGCAGAaaag AAAGCAGTGCATCGTCCAGTGCCAGTCAAACTCTACCTTTAATAAGCCAGTCCAGCAGCAGTCAACAATCCTTAG GTTCTTCAAGGAGACTCCGAGCACCGCACCAGGAAGAGGAGACCCAGGGACTAAAAGGAGTTTTCTTGGAACACACAGTGCACAACATGCATCTTCAAAATCTCTCTCCAGAGGCTGTGCAAAAGAG CAGTGGAGTGGTCTCCCCCCCAACCAATGCAGACGCAATTCCCCCCATCCCTGAGCACAGTCAGGGGCTGATCACCTCCCTACACCCCCTGATGATCCAGTACAGCCCCTTCCAAGTGCCACGACCCCCCACCCTGCAGGAATGTGAGGTCATTATTCGCCAACTATACAACGCCAACAGCATCCAGAGTCAAGAG ATTTTGCGTTTGAAATCTGTTCTGAAGGATATTATCTACAAGAACAAACTGACACCCGAAACCTATATTCTAACAAAGGCTTGCCTAGCTCATCACAG AAATGAGGATGTTACACATTTTCCAAAACTACCTTTAAAGACACTGCCAAAGAAACT GGCTGAAGCACCACTAGCTTTCTCAGAAAGAGTGATCCTGCCTGCTCTCAAACAGACCATTGGAAACAGCTTTGCAGAGAGACAGAAACGAACACAAGCTTTGCAGAAAAGCAGGATTCGAAGAGCAGTGCTTTAA
- the LOC131699052 gene encoding mediator of RNA polymerase II transcription subunit 15-like isoform X3 has product MDPGADSDWRSLAFRQKVVGQIEEAMRKAGTAHNKSSNDMENHVFMKAKSREEYLSLVARLIIHFRDIHKKAQGQGDPMNALQNLTGGPPGGAAGMGMVRINQQMLSGQTQPGASGMPPHGLQGVANAAQQNQLQMQQLAQQQQHQQQFQQQQAALQQQQQQQQQQQFQVQQQSAMQQQQFQAQQQHILKLQQMQQQQQQQQQQQQQQNQQQQMLPPRLQQQHQQLQQLAQLQQLQQQQQQQAQAQAQAQAMQQQQVQQPMQQPQHQQQQQQQQQPQSIQQQMQQMAQQQQAPQPQQAQLPPQSQQQTMVPQPQSLAGQIQGQPVQTGGLTQQQQQQLKIQAMQLQAHAQMVQQQQQQQQQQQQQQQAQQAAQQQAQHQAQQVAQAQLAAAGGAPGQVSQGNITMMSSPSPVQQVSTPQSMPPPSQPQPSPQPPTSQPNSVSSGPAPSPGGFLPSPSPQPSQSPATARTPQNFSVPSPGPLNTPGNPGSVMSPASSSQTEEQQYLEKLKQLSKYIEPLRRMINKIDKNEDRKKDLSKMKSLLDILTDPSKRCPLKTLQKCEIALEKLKNDMAVPTPPPPPVPSTKQQYLCQPLLDAVLTNMRSPVFNHSLYRTFAPAMTAIHGPPIMGPIISARKRKHEDDERQTIPNILQGEVARLNPKFLVNLDPSHCSNNGTVHLICKLDDKNLPSVPPLQLSIPADYPEQSPQWSDDAQHYEANPFLQTVHRNMTSKLLQLPDKHSVTALLSTWAQSVRQACLSAA; this is encoded by the exons ATGGATCCTGGAGCGGACAGCGACTGGAGGAGTCTCGCTTTCCGACAGAAAGTGGTAGGACAGAT tgaaGAGGCTATGCGTAAAGCAGGCACTGCTCACAACAAGTCCAGCAATGACATGGAAAACCATGTCTTTATGAAAGCCAAATCAAGG GAGGAATATCTGTCCTTGGTGGCAAGACTCATTATTCACTTCAGAGACATTC ATAAGAAGGCCCAAGGCCAAGGTG ACCCCATGAACGCATTACAGAACCTGACAGGGGGTCCTCCCGGTGGGGCGGCTGGCATGGGAATGGTGCGGATAAACCAGCAGATGCTGTCTGGGCAGACGCAGCCGGGGGCATCAGGGATGCCACCTCATGGCTTGCAAGGTGTTGCTAACGCTGCACAGCAAA ATCAGCTCCAAATGCAGCAGTTAGCTCAACAGCAACAGCATCAGCAGCAGTTTCAGCAGCAGCAAGCAGCcttgcaacagcagcagcagcagcagcagcaacagcaatttCAAGTGCAGCAACAGTCTGCCATGCAACAGCAACAGTTTCAAGCGCAGCAGCAACACATACTCAAGCTGCAGcagatgcagcagcagcagcagcagcagcagcagcagcagcaacaacaaaacCAACAGCAGCAG ATGCTTCCTCCAAGattgcagcagcagcatcagcaatTGCAGCAACTTGCGCAATTGCAACAGctccagcagcagcaacagcagcaggcgCAGGCACAGGCGCAGGCGCAAGCAATGCAacagcagcaggtgcagcagCCAATGCAACAGCCtcagcaccagcagcagcagcagcagcagcagcagcctcagTCCATACAGCAGCAGATGCAGCAAATGGCACAGCAACAACAAGCCCCCCAGCCCCAGCAAGCTCAGCTGCCACCACAGTCCCAGCAGCAAACCATGGTGCCCCAACCTCAGTCCCTAGCAGGGCAGATACAAGGACAGCCCGTCCAAACTGGGGgtctcacacagcagcagcagcagcagttaaaGATTCAAGCCATGCAG TTACAGGCTCATGCTCAAAtggttcagcagcagcagcagcagcagcagcagcagcagcagcaacaacaagcACAACAGGCAGCTCAGCAACAGGCTCAACACCAAGCCCAGCAAGTTGCACAGGCACAGctagcagcagcaggaggagctCCTGGACAG GTCAGTCAAGGCAATATCACCATGATGTCATCCCCCTCTCCGGTACAGCAGGTGTCGACGCCCCAGTCGATGCCCCCTCCCTCGCAGCCACAGCCTTCCCCTCAGCCTCCAACCTCCCAGCCCAACTCCGTCAG ctcCGGACCGGCCCCATCTCCAGGGGGtttccttcccagtccctccccaCAGCCCTCCCAAAGCCCGGCCACAGCACGCACACCACAGAACTTCAGCGTGCCCTCGCCAGGACCACTCAACACTCCAG gTAACCCCGGTTCCGTTATGAGTCCTGCCAGCTCATCACAAACAGAGGAACAGCAGTACCTGGAGAAGCTCAAACAGTTATCAAAGTACATTGAACCTCTCAGGAGGATGATTAACAAGATTGATAAAAACGAAG ACAGGAAGAAAGACCTCAGTAAGATGAAAAGTCTGTTGGATATTCTGACTGACCCTTCGAAGCG CTGTCCATTGAAAACTCTGCAGAAGTGTGAAATTGCTCTTGAAAAACTGAAGAATGATATGGCAGTG CCAACACCTCCTCCCCCGCCAGTACCCAGTACGAAGCAGCAGTACCTGTGCCAGCCTCTGCTGGATGCCGTCCTGACAAATATGCGCTCCCCTGTCTTCAACCATTCCCTCTACCGCACCTTTGCACCGGCCATGACCGCTATTCACGGACCTCCAATCAT GGGCCCAATAATCTCTGCTCGGAAACGGAAACATGAAGACGATGAAAGGCAGACAATCCCAAATATCCTGCAAGGGGAAGTGGCGCGGTTAAATCCGAAATTCCTCGTCAATCTCGACCCTTCTCACTGCAGTAACAACGGAACTGTTCATCTCATTTGTAAATTAG ATGATAAAAATCTTCCCAGCGTACCTCCACTCCAGTTGAGCATACCAGCAGATTATCCAGAGCAGAGTCCACAATGGTCAGATGATGCACAGCACTATG AAGCAAATCCCTTCTTGCAAACGGTTCATCGGAACATGACATCCAAACTTCTTCAGCTTCCTGACAAGCACTCAGTAACTGCACTTCTCAGCACGTGGGCACAGAGTGTAAGGCAGGCCTGCTTGTCTGCAGCATAG
- the LOC131699052 gene encoding mediator of RNA polymerase II transcription subunit 15-like isoform X1 — MDPGADSDWRSLAFRQKVVGQIEEAMRKAGTAHNKSSNDMENHVFMKAKSREEYLSLVARLIIHFRDIHKKAQGQGDPMNALQNLTGGPPGGAAGMGMVRINQQMLSGQTQPGASGMPPHGLQGVANAAQQNQLQMQQLAQQQQHQQQFQQQQAALQQQQQQQQQQQFQVQQQSAMQQQQFQAQQQHILKLQQMQQQQQQQQQQQQQQNQQQQMLPPRLQQQHQQLQQLAQLQQLQQQQQQQAQAQAQAQAMQQQQVQQPMQQPQHQQQQQQQQQPQSIQQQMQQMAQQQQAPQPQQAQLPPQSQQQTMVPQPQSLAGQIQGQPVQTGGLTQQQQQQLKIQAMQLQAHAQMVQQQQQQQQQQQQQQQAQQAAQQQAQHQAQQVAQAQLAAAGGAPGQMMSPNMLRGGMQIQPRLPRAAAASAVPQNSAPLGGQQMPQVSQGNITMMSSPSPVQQVSTPQSMPPPSQPQPSPQPPTSQPNSVSSGPAPSPGGFLPSPSPQPSQSPATARTPQNFSVPSPGPLNTPGNPGSVMSPASSSQTEEQQYLEKLKQLSKYIEPLRRMINKIDKNEDRKKDLSKMKSLLDILTDPSKRCPLKTLQKCEIALEKLKNDMAVPTPPPPPVPSTKQQYLCQPLLDAVLTNMRSPVFNHSLYRTFAPAMTAIHGPPIMGPIISARKRKHEDDERQTIPNILQGEVARLNPKFLVNLDPSHCSNNGTVHLICKLDDKNLPSVPPLQLSIPADYPEQSPQWSDDAQHYEANPFLQTVHRNMTSKLLQLPDKHSVTALLSTWAQSVRQACLSAA; from the exons ATGGATCCTGGAGCGGACAGCGACTGGAGGAGTCTCGCTTTCCGACAGAAAGTGGTAGGACAGAT tgaaGAGGCTATGCGTAAAGCAGGCACTGCTCACAACAAGTCCAGCAATGACATGGAAAACCATGTCTTTATGAAAGCCAAATCAAGG GAGGAATATCTGTCCTTGGTGGCAAGACTCATTATTCACTTCAGAGACATTC ATAAGAAGGCCCAAGGCCAAGGTG ACCCCATGAACGCATTACAGAACCTGACAGGGGGTCCTCCCGGTGGGGCGGCTGGCATGGGAATGGTGCGGATAAACCAGCAGATGCTGTCTGGGCAGACGCAGCCGGGGGCATCAGGGATGCCACCTCATGGCTTGCAAGGTGTTGCTAACGCTGCACAGCAAA ATCAGCTCCAAATGCAGCAGTTAGCTCAACAGCAACAGCATCAGCAGCAGTTTCAGCAGCAGCAAGCAGCcttgcaacagcagcagcagcagcagcagcaacagcaatttCAAGTGCAGCAACAGTCTGCCATGCAACAGCAACAGTTTCAAGCGCAGCAGCAACACATACTCAAGCTGCAGcagatgcagcagcagcagcagcagcagcagcagcagcagcaacaacaaaacCAACAGCAGCAG ATGCTTCCTCCAAGattgcagcagcagcatcagcaatTGCAGCAACTTGCGCAATTGCAACAGctccagcagcagcaacagcagcaggcgCAGGCACAGGCGCAGGCGCAAGCAATGCAacagcagcaggtgcagcagCCAATGCAACAGCCtcagcaccagcagcagcagcagcagcagcagcagcctcagTCCATACAGCAGCAGATGCAGCAAATGGCACAGCAACAACAAGCCCCCCAGCCCCAGCAAGCTCAGCTGCCACCACAGTCCCAGCAGCAAACCATGGTGCCCCAACCTCAGTCCCTAGCAGGGCAGATACAAGGACAGCCCGTCCAAACTGGGGgtctcacacagcagcagcagcagcagttaaaGATTCAAGCCATGCAG TTACAGGCTCATGCTCAAAtggttcagcagcagcagcagcagcagcagcagcagcagcagcaacaacaagcACAACAGGCAGCTCAGCAACAGGCTCAACACCAAGCCCAGCAAGTTGCACAGGCACAGctagcagcagcaggaggagctCCTGGACAG ATGATGTCCCCTAATATGCTCCGAGGTGGGATGCAAATACAACCACGGTTACCCCGCGCGGCCGCAGCCTCTGCAGTGCCTCAAAACTCCGCTCCTTTGGGAGGACAGCAAATGCCACAG GTCAGTCAAGGCAATATCACCATGATGTCATCCCCCTCTCCGGTACAGCAGGTGTCGACGCCCCAGTCGATGCCCCCTCCCTCGCAGCCACAGCCTTCCCCTCAGCCTCCAACCTCCCAGCCCAACTCCGTCAG ctcCGGACCGGCCCCATCTCCAGGGGGtttccttcccagtccctccccaCAGCCCTCCCAAAGCCCGGCCACAGCACGCACACCACAGAACTTCAGCGTGCCCTCGCCAGGACCACTCAACACTCCAG gTAACCCCGGTTCCGTTATGAGTCCTGCCAGCTCATCACAAACAGAGGAACAGCAGTACCTGGAGAAGCTCAAACAGTTATCAAAGTACATTGAACCTCTCAGGAGGATGATTAACAAGATTGATAAAAACGAAG ACAGGAAGAAAGACCTCAGTAAGATGAAAAGTCTGTTGGATATTCTGACTGACCCTTCGAAGCG CTGTCCATTGAAAACTCTGCAGAAGTGTGAAATTGCTCTTGAAAAACTGAAGAATGATATGGCAGTG CCAACACCTCCTCCCCCGCCAGTACCCAGTACGAAGCAGCAGTACCTGTGCCAGCCTCTGCTGGATGCCGTCCTGACAAATATGCGCTCCCCTGTCTTCAACCATTCCCTCTACCGCACCTTTGCACCGGCCATGACCGCTATTCACGGACCTCCAATCAT GGGCCCAATAATCTCTGCTCGGAAACGGAAACATGAAGACGATGAAAGGCAGACAATCCCAAATATCCTGCAAGGGGAAGTGGCGCGGTTAAATCCGAAATTCCTCGTCAATCTCGACCCTTCTCACTGCAGTAACAACGGAACTGTTCATCTCATTTGTAAATTAG ATGATAAAAATCTTCCCAGCGTACCTCCACTCCAGTTGAGCATACCAGCAGATTATCCAGAGCAGAGTCCACAATGGTCAGATGATGCACAGCACTATG AAGCAAATCCCTTCTTGCAAACGGTTCATCGGAACATGACATCCAAACTTCTTCAGCTTCCTGACAAGCACTCAGTAACTGCACTTCTCAGCACGTGGGCACAGAGTGTAAGGCAGGCCTGCTTGTCTGCAGCATAG
- the LOC131699052 gene encoding mediator of RNA polymerase II transcription subunit 15-like isoform X2 produces the protein MDPGADSDWRSLAFRQKVVGQIEEAMRKAGTAHNKSSNDMENHVFMKAKSREEYLSLVARLIIHFRDIHKKAQGQGDPMNALQNLTGGPPGGAAGMGMVRINQQMLSGQTQPGASGMPPHGLQGVANAAQQNQLQMQQLAQQQQHQQQFQQQQAALQQQQQQQQQQQFQVQQQSAMQQQQFQAQQQHILKLQQMQQQQQQQQQQQQQQNQQQQMLPPRLQQQHQQLQQLAQLQQLQQQQQQQAQAQAQAQAMQQQQVQQPMQQPQHQQQQQQQQQPQSIQQQMQQMAQQQQAPQPQQAQLPPQSQQQTMVPQPQSLAGQIQGQPVQTGGLTQQQQQQLKIQAMQAHAQMVQQQQQQQQQQQQQQQAQQAAQQQAQHQAQQVAQAQLAAAGGAPGQMMSPNMLRGGMQIQPRLPRAAAASAVPQNSAPLGGQQMPQVSQGNITMMSSPSPVQQVSTPQSMPPPSQPQPSPQPPTSQPNSVSSGPAPSPGGFLPSPSPQPSQSPATARTPQNFSVPSPGPLNTPGNPGSVMSPASSSQTEEQQYLEKLKQLSKYIEPLRRMINKIDKNEDRKKDLSKMKSLLDILTDPSKRCPLKTLQKCEIALEKLKNDMAVPTPPPPPVPSTKQQYLCQPLLDAVLTNMRSPVFNHSLYRTFAPAMTAIHGPPIMGPIISARKRKHEDDERQTIPNILQGEVARLNPKFLVNLDPSHCSNNGTVHLICKLDDKNLPSVPPLQLSIPADYPEQSPQWSDDAQHYEANPFLQTVHRNMTSKLLQLPDKHSVTALLSTWAQSVRQACLSAA, from the exons ATGGATCCTGGAGCGGACAGCGACTGGAGGAGTCTCGCTTTCCGACAGAAAGTGGTAGGACAGAT tgaaGAGGCTATGCGTAAAGCAGGCACTGCTCACAACAAGTCCAGCAATGACATGGAAAACCATGTCTTTATGAAAGCCAAATCAAGG GAGGAATATCTGTCCTTGGTGGCAAGACTCATTATTCACTTCAGAGACATTC ATAAGAAGGCCCAAGGCCAAGGTG ACCCCATGAACGCATTACAGAACCTGACAGGGGGTCCTCCCGGTGGGGCGGCTGGCATGGGAATGGTGCGGATAAACCAGCAGATGCTGTCTGGGCAGACGCAGCCGGGGGCATCAGGGATGCCACCTCATGGCTTGCAAGGTGTTGCTAACGCTGCACAGCAAA ATCAGCTCCAAATGCAGCAGTTAGCTCAACAGCAACAGCATCAGCAGCAGTTTCAGCAGCAGCAAGCAGCcttgcaacagcagcagcagcagcagcagcaacagcaatttCAAGTGCAGCAACAGTCTGCCATGCAACAGCAACAGTTTCAAGCGCAGCAGCAACACATACTCAAGCTGCAGcagatgcagcagcagcagcagcagcagcagcagcagcagcaacaacaaaacCAACAGCAGCAG ATGCTTCCTCCAAGattgcagcagcagcatcagcaatTGCAGCAACTTGCGCAATTGCAACAGctccagcagcagcaacagcagcaggcgCAGGCACAGGCGCAGGCGCAAGCAATGCAacagcagcaggtgcagcagCCAATGCAACAGCCtcagcaccagcagcagcagcagcagcagcagcagcctcagTCCATACAGCAGCAGATGCAGCAAATGGCACAGCAACAACAAGCCCCCCAGCCCCAGCAAGCTCAGCTGCCACCACAGTCCCAGCAGCAAACCATGGTGCCCCAACCTCAGTCCCTAGCAGGGCAGATACAAGGACAGCCCGTCCAAACTGGGGgtctcacacagcagcagcagcagcagttaaaGATTCAAGCCATGCAG GCTCATGCTCAAAtggttcagcagcagcagcagcagcagcagcagcagcagcagcaacaacaagcACAACAGGCAGCTCAGCAACAGGCTCAACACCAAGCCCAGCAAGTTGCACAGGCACAGctagcagcagcaggaggagctCCTGGACAG ATGATGTCCCCTAATATGCTCCGAGGTGGGATGCAAATACAACCACGGTTACCCCGCGCGGCCGCAGCCTCTGCAGTGCCTCAAAACTCCGCTCCTTTGGGAGGACAGCAAATGCCACAG GTCAGTCAAGGCAATATCACCATGATGTCATCCCCCTCTCCGGTACAGCAGGTGTCGACGCCCCAGTCGATGCCCCCTCCCTCGCAGCCACAGCCTTCCCCTCAGCCTCCAACCTCCCAGCCCAACTCCGTCAG ctcCGGACCGGCCCCATCTCCAGGGGGtttccttcccagtccctccccaCAGCCCTCCCAAAGCCCGGCCACAGCACGCACACCACAGAACTTCAGCGTGCCCTCGCCAGGACCACTCAACACTCCAG gTAACCCCGGTTCCGTTATGAGTCCTGCCAGCTCATCACAAACAGAGGAACAGCAGTACCTGGAGAAGCTCAAACAGTTATCAAAGTACATTGAACCTCTCAGGAGGATGATTAACAAGATTGATAAAAACGAAG ACAGGAAGAAAGACCTCAGTAAGATGAAAAGTCTGTTGGATATTCTGACTGACCCTTCGAAGCG CTGTCCATTGAAAACTCTGCAGAAGTGTGAAATTGCTCTTGAAAAACTGAAGAATGATATGGCAGTG CCAACACCTCCTCCCCCGCCAGTACCCAGTACGAAGCAGCAGTACCTGTGCCAGCCTCTGCTGGATGCCGTCCTGACAAATATGCGCTCCCCTGTCTTCAACCATTCCCTCTACCGCACCTTTGCACCGGCCATGACCGCTATTCACGGACCTCCAATCAT GGGCCCAATAATCTCTGCTCGGAAACGGAAACATGAAGACGATGAAAGGCAGACAATCCCAAATATCCTGCAAGGGGAAGTGGCGCGGTTAAATCCGAAATTCCTCGTCAATCTCGACCCTTCTCACTGCAGTAACAACGGAACTGTTCATCTCATTTGTAAATTAG ATGATAAAAATCTTCCCAGCGTACCTCCACTCCAGTTGAGCATACCAGCAGATTATCCAGAGCAGAGTCCACAATGGTCAGATGATGCACAGCACTATG AAGCAAATCCCTTCTTGCAAACGGTTCATCGGAACATGACATCCAAACTTCTTCAGCTTCCTGACAAGCACTCAGTAACTGCACTTCTCAGCACGTGGGCACAGAGTGTAAGGCAGGCCTGCTTGTCTGCAGCATAG